A single region of the Lysinibacillus sp. B2A1 genome encodes:
- a CDS encoding RusA family crossover junction endodeoxyribonuclease yields MNVLTFEIPGVIQPQERPRFSRHGKKVVTHDAPKSKDFKDFVKLVAHQNKPPELITEPIKLQADIYLMPPKKYHTGPKRALIASGDLLPTTKPDLDNLIKGIKDGCNKIIWHDDSQIVEMNVRKFYSEQPRAEVTIEWGA; encoded by the coding sequence ATGAACGTACTCACATTTGAAATACCAGGAGTCATTCAACCGCAAGAACGACCAAGATTTAGTAGACATGGCAAGAAGGTTGTCACACATGATGCTCCAAAGAGCAAAGACTTCAAAGATTTCGTGAAGCTCGTAGCACATCAAAATAAGCCACCTGAATTGATTACAGAGCCGATAAAGCTACAAGCTGATATTTATCTCATGCCACCAAAGAAATATCATACAGGACCAAAGAGAGCGCTTATAGCGAGTGGTGATTTATTACCTACAACAAAACCTGATCTTGATAATTTAATCAAAGGCATCAAAGATGGTTGCAACAAAATCATTTGGCATGACGATTCGCAAATAGTTGAAATGAATGTACGGAAGTTTTATTCAGAGCAACCGAGGGCAGAGGTGACAATTGAATGGGGTGCTTAA
- a CDS encoding phage portal protein, producing the protein MSYFPYQGAITDTDVINENITTGANDLITDIKWLENEINKFKKSEKRKWMLTGENYYEGEQEILKRERLVIGEGGRLEVNKNLPNNKILDNQYAKLVDQKVNYQLGKPITIETENEEYSKKLQEIFNKRFHRTIRSVGQDALNGGIGWLYPYYDENSEFVIKRFQPHEIIPFWKDSEQTILDFAIRVYPVKTYEGDREVVVEKVEVYSANGVEHYEWFSGRLVQDVTKVLTSYITINDGGNKLSMNWQRTPLIPFKFNNKEIPLIKRVKSLQDGINIMLSDFENNMQEDARNTLLVLYNYGGQNLGEFRRNLAQYGVVKVVRNKENQGGVETLTVEVNPENYKIILSLFKKALIENGRGYDAKDERMANNPNQLNIRAMYSEIDLDADGIETEFQASFEELLWFINVHLANTGQGDYEDEYVNIIFNRDILINEMEVVEVLNKSPYLSEETKVAQHPYVKDPPLEMQRNKKERQERMNEFDNYDTTFQQKQNNEIAE; encoded by the coding sequence ATGAGTTATTTTCCATACCAGGGTGCCATTACAGACACAGATGTCATCAATGAAAATATAACAACTGGTGCAAATGATTTAATAACAGACATCAAATGGCTCGAGAACGAGATTAATAAGTTTAAAAAGTCAGAGAAGCGAAAGTGGATGCTTACGGGCGAAAATTACTACGAAGGCGAGCAAGAGATATTAAAGCGAGAGCGTTTAGTTATTGGAGAAGGTGGGCGTTTGGAGGTTAATAAAAACTTACCAAATAACAAGATACTAGATAATCAGTATGCCAAGCTTGTTGACCAAAAAGTAAACTATCAACTTGGTAAGCCAATAACAATTGAAACTGAAAATGAAGAGTATTCAAAGAAATTACAAGAGATTTTCAATAAACGATTCCATAGAACAATAAGAAGTGTTGGTCAGGACGCCTTGAATGGCGGTATTGGCTGGTTATATCCGTATTACGATGAAAATAGTGAGTTTGTTATTAAAAGGTTCCAGCCACATGAAATTATTCCATTTTGGAAGGATTCAGAACAGACTATCCTTGATTTCGCAATTCGCGTATATCCTGTAAAGACATACGAAGGTGATAGAGAGGTTGTAGTTGAAAAGGTAGAGGTTTATAGCGCCAATGGTGTGGAACATTATGAGTGGTTCTCAGGACGTCTTGTACAAGATGTAACGAAGGTACTGACATCTTATATCACTATTAATGATGGCGGAAATAAATTAAGTATGAACTGGCAACGAACTCCTTTGATACCGTTTAAATTCAATAACAAGGAAATACCACTTATTAAGCGTGTGAAGTCGCTACAAGACGGCATCAATATCATGTTAAGCGACTTTGAAAACAACATGCAAGAAGATGCACGGAATACACTTCTTGTTCTGTATAACTATGGAGGGCAGAATTTAGGGGAATTTAGGCGAAACTTGGCACAATACGGTGTTGTTAAAGTGGTCCGCAATAAGGAAAACCAAGGCGGTGTAGAAACATTAACTGTTGAAGTTAACCCTGAGAATTATAAGATAATTCTATCACTGTTTAAAAAGGCTTTGATTGAGAATGGACGAGGCTATGATGCGAAAGACGAACGTATGGCTAATAACCCAAATCAATTAAATATTAGGGCCATGTACAGTGAGATTGATCTTGATGCAGATGGTATTGAAACAGAGTTCCAAGCATCATTTGAGGAATTGTTATGGTTTATCAATGTTCATTTAGCAAACACAGGACAAGGGGATTATGAAGATGAATATGTAAATATCATTTTTAATCGTGACATCTTAATTAACGAGATGGAAGTTGTTGAAGTATTAAATAAATCACCTTACTTGTCTGAAGAAACGAAGGTAGCGCAGCACCCTTATGTAAAAGATCCGCCATTAGAGATGCAACGAAACAAGAAAGAACGTCAGGAACGTATGAATGAGTTTGATAATTACGACACCACTTTCCAACAAAAGCAAAACAATGAAATCGCTGAATAA
- a CDS encoding nuclease, producing MKVVKWLLLVFFSLITLGLVGVSPLVWIGIILIVFGIYQKFQQSKGKVTFSRPGLIIAAGFAFSWIIAIILTEPATEEIDKEKATIAIEKEKKQKETLPVVATDNKQSDEEIQKQEQEKKKAEEQLLKEKLLNLGLVTATISRVVDGDTVELSDGNKVRLIGVNTPESTTRTETYGTEASNFTKSQLEGKQVYLQKDVSETDQYGRLLRIVWTEIPTDLKNENEIRSKMFNAKLVLDGFAEPSTYNPDVTYSEHFVSFAREARNQNKGLWAYGTEGTTKGDLDTPPTKTVSNNSTTTNPRATSSGNEYYQNCTELRKVYPSGVGQDHPAYASKHDRDKDGWACER from the coding sequence ATGAAAGTTGTTAAATGGTTATTACTAGTATTCTTCTCTTTAATAACACTAGGTTTAGTAGGTGTTTCCCCATTAGTATGGATTGGAATTATATTAATAGTATTCGGGATATACCAAAAATTCCAACAAAGCAAAGGAAAAGTAACGTTTTCGAGACCAGGTTTAATAATAGCAGCTGGCTTTGCTTTTAGTTGGATTATAGCTATTATACTCACGGAACCAGCAACAGAAGAAATAGATAAAGAAAAAGCCACAATCGCTATTGAAAAAGAAAAAAAGCAAAAAGAAACCTTACCTGTTGTAGCAACTGATAATAAACAATCTGATGAAGAGATTCAAAAACAAGAACAAGAGAAGAAAAAAGCAGAAGAACAGCTATTAAAAGAAAAACTATTGAATCTAGGGTTGGTTACGGCCACTATTTCGAGGGTAGTTGATGGAGATACAGTTGAATTATCAGATGGCAATAAAGTTCGTTTAATTGGTGTGAATACACCAGAGTCAACTACTAGAACTGAAACCTATGGAACCGAAGCAAGTAACTTCACTAAATCTCAGTTAGAAGGTAAACAAGTGTACTTGCAAAAGGATGTGTCGGAGACAGATCAATACGGAAGGTTATTGAGGATAGTATGGACTGAGATACCAACTGACTTAAAAAATGAAAATGAAATCCGTTCAAAAATGTTCAATGCTAAGTTAGTACTTGACGGTTTTGCAGAACCATCTACTTATAACCCCGATGTCACTTACAGTGAACACTTTGTTTCGTTCGCTCGTGAAGCACGAAATCAAAATAAAGGTTTATGGGCTTATGGTACAGAAGGTACAACCAAGGGAGACCTAGACACACCTCCTACAAAAACTGTTTCTAATAATAGTACTACTACAAATCCCAGAGCAACTTCTAGTGGAAATGAGTATTATCAGAATTGCACAGAATTAAGAAAAGTTTATCCTTCGGGTGTTGGACAAGACCACCCTGCTTATGCTTCTAAACATGATCGGGACAAAGATGGCTGGGCTTGCGAAAGATAG
- a CDS encoding terminase small subunit, giving the protein MANWDEIKKEWETTKITLADLAEKHEIKLGTLKSRKSREKWSRDATEKDATKITKVATIKEDASDDEVIYFSDDDESGLNDKQRLFIAYYVKCWNATKAYQKAYGCAYSTAMTNGNQLLRNTKIREGIIKVRDGLTEEALLDKRTLIQKWIDIAFADIKDYMKFGRQEEVIYNDDGQPELDMHGNIKTYAFNYVHLNESTEIDGTLITEVKQGKDGITVKLADKMKALEFLSKHMDLLNENERKQLQNEQLKFSTEAKRIEIEQYRKDNVVGSEDNKYAYMTPEQRKEAIERLKGMTKQ; this is encoded by the coding sequence ATGGCTAATTGGGATGAAATAAAAAAGGAGTGGGAAACCACTAAGATTACACTTGCTGATCTTGCTGAAAAGCATGAGATAAAGCTCGGTACACTAAAGAGCCGAAAAAGCCGCGAAAAGTGGTCGAGGGATGCAACTGAAAAGGATGCAACCAAAATAACAAAGGTTGCAACCATAAAAGAGGATGCATCCGATGATGAAGTTATCTATTTTAGTGATGATGACGAAAGTGGCTTAAATGACAAACAACGCTTATTTATTGCTTACTATGTGAAGTGTTGGAATGCTACTAAGGCTTATCAAAAGGCTTATGGGTGTGCTTATTCAACAGCAATGACTAATGGCAATCAACTACTTAGAAATACTAAGATTCGAGAAGGAATCATTAAGGTTCGAGATGGTTTAACCGAGGAAGCGCTGCTTGATAAACGAACGCTAATTCAAAAGTGGATAGATATTGCCTTTGCTGACATTAAAGACTATATGAAATTCGGCAGGCAAGAAGAAGTCATTTACAACGATGATGGTCAACCAGAGTTAGATATGCATGGTAACATCAAAACTTATGCATTTAACTATGTTCATTTGAATGAATCTACTGAAATAGATGGAACATTAATAACCGAAGTAAAGCAAGGCAAAGACGGCATTACTGTCAAACTTGCTGACAAGATGAAAGCTCTTGAGTTTCTTTCAAAGCATATGGATTTACTCAATGAAAACGAGCGTAAGCAGCTACAGAATGAACAATTGAAATTCTCTACCGAAGCTAAACGCATCGAAATAGAGCAATATCGAAAAGACAATGTAGTTGGTTCAGAAGATAATAAATACGCCTACATGACACCAGAACAACGCAAAGAGGCGATTGAACGATTGAAAGGGATGACGAAACAATGA
- a CDS encoding immunity repressor protein — protein sequence MNEFGDYIKNIRESKNMTLNQVALYAEISAAQLSRIETGKRGTPKPQTIEKIARALKVDYTELMEIAGYLETDTTTDYVSDNKSTYYVSRLTEKDEHDIGKLLKKFSEDIEHSDALAFDGEPLSEEAKESLIESMEHIYRTTQRINKKYTPNKYK from the coding sequence ATGAATGAGTTTGGAGATTATATAAAGAATATTCGAGAGTCAAAAAATATGACTTTGAATCAAGTGGCTTTATATGCTGAAATAAGTGCTGCGCAACTTTCTCGTATTGAGACTGGGAAACGTGGTACTCCAAAACCTCAAACAATTGAAAAAATAGCTCGTGCATTAAAAGTTGATTACACTGAGCTAATGGAAATAGCAGGATATCTTGAAACAGATACTACAACAGATTATGTTTCTGATAATAAATCGACCTATTATGTTTCGCGACTAACTGAAAAAGATGAACATGATATTGGAAAATTATTAAAAAAATTTAGTGAAGATATTGAGCATTCAGATGCATTAGCTTTTGATGGAGAACCTTTATCAGAAGAAGCAAAAGAATCTCTAATAGAATCAATGGAGCATATCTACAGAACAACACAAAGGATCAACAAAAAATATACACCAAATAAGTATAAATAA
- a CDS encoding DNA replication protein DnaD codes for MAKYRNVHTTFWEDGFVLDLTPEEKYFYLYLMTNSNTTQCGIYELPYRVIEMHTGYNRETVQKLLQRFVEYGKITYNESTKEIMLNNWAKYNFINSPKVKKCIEKELLAVKHIPFVRSYVTSLEQLGYRIDTVSILLGEKSEPKVPNTSNGEGSIPYPYPINTSSIDYGEEREEEREKEEEKEEEGEEKKVGQSVGPSTNSFLEIKNFFDSTIRISNFTDHKKMDMLLEFYPDHLLIIEAIKVTADNGKSNIEYVEGILKNWAIEKGINTYADWQLKEAKPNGITKGHNANGQISANSKVHAGTSIDAFYEQLERDKQAWGG; via the coding sequence ATGGCTAAATACAGAAATGTACACACAACTTTTTGGGAAGACGGCTTTGTATTAGATCTAACACCGGAGGAGAAATACTTCTATCTGTATTTGATGACGAATAGCAATACAACGCAATGTGGCATCTACGAATTGCCATATAGAGTCATTGAAATGCACACAGGATATAACCGAGAAACGGTTCAGAAACTATTACAACGATTTGTGGAGTATGGAAAAATCACATACAACGAATCAACGAAAGAAATCATGTTAAATAACTGGGCAAAATACAACTTTATTAACTCACCAAAAGTAAAAAAATGTATCGAAAAAGAGCTGCTTGCAGTGAAACATATACCATTTGTAAGGAGCTATGTTACCTCTTTGGAACAGTTAGGATACCGTATCGATACCGTATCAATACTGTTAGGTGAAAAGAGTGAGCCAAAAGTACCTAACACTAGTAACGGTGAGGGTTCGATACCGTATCCATACCCTATCAATACCTCTTCCATAGACTATGGGGAAGAAAGAGAAGAAGAAAGAGAAAAAGAAGAAGAAAAAGAAGAAGAAGGAGAAGAAAAGAAAGTCGGTCAGTCGGTCGGTCCTTCTACTAATTCTTTTCTTGAAATAAAAAACTTCTTTGACTCAACCATCCGTATTAGCAACTTTACAGACCACAAAAAAATGGACATGCTCCTCGAATTTTATCCAGATCACTTATTGATTATTGAAGCAATAAAGGTCACTGCTGATAACGGAAAATCAAATATTGAATACGTAGAAGGAATTTTAAAGAATTGGGCAATCGAAAAAGGCATCAATACTTATGCCGACTGGCAGTTAAAGGAGGCTAAGCCTAATGGAATCACTAAAGGACACAATGCAAACGGACAGATTTCAGCAAATTCTAAAGTTCATGCAGGAACAAGCATCGATGCCTTCTACGAGCAACTCGAACGAGACAAACAAGCCTGGGGAGGATAA
- a CDS encoding terminase, whose translation MNAEQAEIELLDALIEERKYLSRQSFWEYCKTRAPDFYIDGRTHLETICETLQALYEGRLLNEDGVPYENMIMNIPPRHGKSRTLIHFCEWVLGDRQENRIITVSYNEDLATAFSRYTRDGISEEKIYPHEIVYSDIFPNVKIKKGDSSYRQWALEGQHFNYKGAGLGGSITGKGGNILIVDDPIKNAAEAQNENALDKQWQFFVDTFISRQEQTDQSIKIVNMTRWSKKDICGRILESKRASEWYVLMMPAMDEEGNMLCPELLNRKNFDALSDFMDEAILNANYYQQPLDLKGRLYKAFKTYDGELPTFKSIQNYTDTADTGDDFLCSIVYGATFDNEAYVLDVLYTKAPMEETEPDTAKMLYDNKVNHAYIESNGGGRGFTRSVEKILMEEHNSNYTYIEPFHQSNNKIARILSNSTWVMNHIYFPINWKDKWPEYYKAMTEYQREGKNAHDDAPDATTGIAEKIGVGETFSFD comes from the coding sequence ATGAATGCAGAACAAGCCGAAATCGAACTGTTAGATGCACTTATTGAGGAACGAAAATACCTTTCTAGACAATCGTTTTGGGAGTATTGCAAGACACGAGCGCCTGATTTCTACATTGATGGGCGTACACACTTAGAAACAATTTGTGAAACGTTACAGGCATTGTATGAAGGTCGTTTGCTTAATGAAGATGGTGTGCCATACGAAAACATGATTATGAACATACCTCCTCGTCATGGTAAGTCACGTACATTAATTCATTTTTGTGAGTGGGTGCTAGGAGATAGGCAGGAAAACCGTATTATTACTGTATCTTATAACGAGGATTTAGCAACAGCATTTAGCCGTTATACTCGTGATGGGATAAGTGAAGAAAAGATATATCCACATGAAATTGTTTATAGTGACATATTCCCTAATGTAAAGATAAAAAAAGGTGACTCATCATATCGTCAATGGGCGTTAGAAGGACAGCATTTCAATTATAAGGGCGCTGGACTTGGTGGTTCTATTACAGGTAAGGGCGGTAACATTCTAATTGTTGACGATCCAATAAAAAATGCCGCTGAAGCTCAAAATGAAAATGCTCTAGATAAACAATGGCAATTCTTTGTAGATACATTCATTTCTCGACAAGAACAAACGGACCAATCAATTAAAATCGTCAACATGACTAGATGGAGTAAAAAGGACATTTGTGGCCGTATTCTTGAAAGTAAACGTGCTTCTGAATGGTATGTTTTGATGATGCCAGCTATGGATGAAGAAGGAAACATGCTTTGCCCAGAGCTGTTGAATAGGAAAAACTTTGATGCCTTATCCGACTTTATGGATGAGGCTATTTTAAATGCTAACTATTATCAGCAACCTTTAGACCTTAAAGGGCGACTCTATAAAGCATTCAAGACGTATGACGGTGAATTACCTACTTTCAAATCTATTCAGAACTACACGGATACAGCAGATACAGGAGATGACTTCCTTTGCAGTATCGTTTATGGTGCTACTTTTGATAACGAGGCTTATGTGCTTGATGTATTGTATACAAAAGCTCCTATGGAAGAAACGGAACCTGATACAGCTAAGATGCTATACGACAACAAAGTAAATCATGCTTACATCGAATCAAATGGTGGAGGGCGTGGTTTTACTCGTTCTGTAGAGAAAATATTGATGGAAGAACACAACAGCAATTACACATACATCGAGCCTTTCCATCAATCAAATAACAAAATAGCTCGTATTCTATCCAATTCAACATGGGTGATGAATCATATTTATTTCCCTATCAATTGGAAAGATAAATGGCCTGAATATTACAAGGCGATGACTGAGTATCAACGTGAAGGTAAAAACGCTCACGATGATGCTCCTGACGCTACTACTGGCATTGCTGAAAAAATAGGAGTAGGAGAAACATTCAGTTTTGATTAG
- a CDS encoding recombinase RecT, which translates to MATTNELKAQAQNQVQKQVSPETSLNALLKKMGPEIQRALPKHMDADRIARIALTAVRTTPKLLKCDQISFVAALMQSAQLGVEPNTGLGQAYLIPYGGKVQFQLGYKGLIDLAVRSGQYKAIYAHEVYQEDKFSFAYGLHKDLVHVPSTNPEGEPIGYYAVYHLKNGGYDFVYWTRERIEKHAQKFSQAVQKGWTSPWETNYDAMAKKTVLKEVLKYAPKSIELQKVVEADETIKTEVSEDMSDVIDVTEYSVVEEDSTQEELIIEQ; encoded by the coding sequence ATGGCAACTACAAATGAGTTAAAAGCACAGGCACAAAATCAAGTACAAAAGCAAGTTTCTCCTGAAACTTCCTTAAATGCTTTGCTAAAAAAGATGGGTCCTGAAATTCAACGTGCTCTACCAAAACATATGGATGCTGATCGTATCGCTCGAATCGCTTTAACAGCAGTTCGCACGACGCCAAAGCTACTGAAATGTGATCAAATCAGTTTTGTGGCAGCACTTATGCAATCAGCTCAACTAGGAGTGGAGCCAAACACTGGACTTGGACAAGCCTATTTAATTCCTTATGGAGGCAAAGTACAGTTCCAACTAGGATATAAAGGTTTAATAGATTTAGCTGTAAGAAGTGGACAATATAAGGCAATTTATGCTCATGAGGTGTATCAAGAAGATAAATTTTCGTTTGCATACGGATTGCACAAGGATTTAGTGCATGTTCCTTCAACCAATCCAGAAGGTGAGCCTATCGGTTATTATGCAGTCTATCATTTAAAAAACGGTGGATATGACTTTGTTTATTGGACTAGGGAACGTATAGAAAAGCATGCCCAAAAGTTCTCTCAAGCTGTTCAAAAAGGTTGGACAAGTCCTTGGGAAACCAACTATGACGCAATGGCTAAGAAAACTGTACTGAAAGAAGTATTAAAGTATGCACCTAAGTCGATTGAACTGCAGAAGGTCGTAGAAGCTGATGAAACTATAAAAACTGAGGTTTCAGAGGATATGAGTGATGTTATCGATGTAACGGAATACTCAGTTGTTGAAGAAGATTCAACGCAAGAGGAATTAATCATTGAGCAGTAA
- a CDS encoding single-stranded DNA-binding protein — MINRVILVGRLTKDIDLSYTPQGIAKAQFTLAVNRSFANQSGEREADFIQIQAWRKQAENAANYLKKGSLVGIDGKLQSGSYERDGQRIYFTNVVADSIQFLEPRNSAGGSQSASNYESSTNTGETYQGGSQGHYGGNNNQPSYTRVDDDPFANSKGPIEVDETDLPF; from the coding sequence ATGATTAACCGTGTAATTTTAGTTGGCCGCCTTACAAAGGATATTGATCTTTCATACACACCACAAGGCATCGCGAAGGCTCAATTCACATTAGCAGTTAACAGATCGTTCGCTAATCAGAGTGGTGAAAGAGAGGCAGATTTTATCCAGATTCAAGCTTGGAGAAAGCAGGCAGAGAATGCAGCTAACTATCTAAAGAAAGGGTCGCTGGTTGGAATTGATGGAAAGCTACAGTCTGGTTCGTATGAGAGAGACGGGCAAAGAATCTATTTTACGAACGTTGTAGCAGACAGTATTCAGTTTTTAGAGCCGAGAAACAGCGCAGGAGGCTCACAGAGCGCATCGAACTACGAATCTAGTACAAATACAGGTGAAACGTATCAAGGCGGTTCACAAGGGCATTATGGCGGTAATAACAACCAGCCAAGTTATACAAGGGTCGATGATGATCCATTTGCTAATAGTAAGGGCCCGATTGAGGTGGATGAAACAGATCTCCCCTTCTAA
- a CDS encoding SMI1/KNR4 family protein: MFLNSFIVKSLKALQSRLDSENSLVVQREEGYIYNVEFEFNSPASIEEINQFTEKTGWHLPDDYKEFLLLHNGAHLFSDVKYGGGYKLLNLDGIHQEYVEYLDDVPENWYPISIDNGDYIFIDSSKVKDGESDYLIRFQADEPVEYALKLNMNFETWLDKLIICQGLEFWLW, translated from the coding sequence ATGTTTTTGAACAGTTTTATTGTAAAATCATTGAAAGCCTTACAAAGTCGCCTAGATTCAGAAAATTCTCTAGTTGTTCAAAGAGAAGAAGGTTATATATATAATGTTGAATTCGAATTTAACAGTCCGGCATCAATTGAAGAAATAAATCAATTTACTGAAAAAACAGGATGGCATCTTCCGGATGACTATAAAGAATTCCTTCTTCTACATAATGGAGCCCACCTCTTTTCAGATGTTAAATATGGAGGTGGATATAAATTACTAAATCTTGATGGAATTCATCAAGAGTACGTGGAATACCTCGATGATGTACCTGAAAATTGGTACCCAATTTCCATAGATAATGGAGACTATATTTTTATTGATTCTTCAAAAGTTAAGGATGGAGAAAGCGATTATCTAATTCGTTTCCAAGCCGATGAACCTGTAGAATATGCATTAAAATTAAACATGAACTTTGAAACATGGCTAGACAAATTAATTATTTGTCAAGGATTAGAGTTTTGGTTATGGTAA
- a CDS encoding XRE family transcriptional regulator produces MKTYVNSVKVKVDFLNAYLKDNNLTESEFAKIIGVAHSTVNRVMNGKRNPGGKFITGVLSNFEDLKFEQVFTYINKLPKGNKTA; encoded by the coding sequence ATGAAAACTTATGTAAACAGTGTAAAAGTGAAGGTTGATTTTTTAAATGCATACTTAAAAGACAATAACCTTACTGAAAGTGAGTTTGCAAAAATCATTGGTGTTGCTCATAGTACTGTGAACCGTGTGATGAACGGCAAAAGAAATCCTGGTGGAAAATTTATTACTGGTGTTTTATCAAACTTTGAAGACTTAAAATTTGAGCAAGTTTTTACTTATATTAACAAATTACCAAAAGGTAATAAAACGGCATAA
- a CDS encoding dUTPase yields the protein MDIKKLFETQAALDEHIMQEHPELRGQNNLDWKLLALQVELGECANEWRGFKKWSKDQEPRTAVVCLCVTCQGTGDENYETVTEDAESGCKHEFMKCEECNGTGEIGYRNPLLEEYVDCLHFILTIGLEIGCTPIICDVALTVPDSDITNQFIYLMEEPFKIKQNLRFKDIHKNKSALALNTAFSNYHRMLGIFKGLGEMLGFTWEQVEESYYAKNKVNHARQESGY from the coding sequence ATGGATATCAAAAAACTATTTGAAACACAGGCAGCATTGGACGAGCACATCATGCAGGAACATCCAGAACTACGAGGGCAAAACAATCTTGATTGGAAACTACTTGCGCTGCAGGTTGAGCTAGGTGAATGTGCTAATGAATGGCGAGGGTTCAAGAAGTGGAGTAAGGACCAGGAGCCAAGAACAGCAGTAGTTTGTCTTTGTGTAACGTGCCAAGGTACAGGTGATGAAAATTATGAAACGGTCACAGAGGATGCGGAATCAGGCTGTAAACATGAATTCATGAAATGCGAAGAATGTAATGGAACAGGCGAAATCGGCTATAGAAATCCACTTCTTGAAGAATACGTTGACTGCTTGCATTTCATTTTGACGATAGGATTAGAAATTGGATGTACACCAATTATTTGTGATGTAGCGTTAACGGTACCTGATTCGGATATTACAAATCAATTTATCTACCTTATGGAAGAACCATTTAAAATCAAACAAAATTTACGGTTCAAGGATATTCATAAAAATAAAAGTGCTTTGGCTTTGAACACAGCATTTTCTAATTACCATAGAATGCTAGGTATTTTTAAAGGTTTAGGTGAAATGCTTGGCTTCACATGGGAGCAAGTCGAAGAATCTTACTATGCTAAGAATAAGGTGAACCACGCTAGACAGGAGAGTGGGTATTGA
- a CDS encoding DNA replication protein: MQEQASMPSTSNSNETNKPGEDKCPKCKGTEFVFSHYEEKGNQKYEIHKPCDCREVNSWKRRFKNALIPEEFVHAKFDNYVRETDMQQRMFSMVKDYLESFPVDRDALKKQGAQNIGFIATIGEQRIRSLPPNERLELKNRHNNFGIGKTHLQIALSKQLIKKGFNVLVVSDVSFMDEMMAAKRMDDNSETYYGLLNNVLSADVLVWDDVGKAKWTEAREGLYYHIIDERYKRKLPIIFNSNEDRATIAERIGYAGASRLLDKNGEVLETEGIDWRLK, from the coding sequence ATGCAGGAACAAGCATCGATGCCTTCTACGAGCAACTCGAACGAGACAAACAAGCCTGGGGAGGATAAGTGCCCTAAATGTAAGGGTACAGAGTTCGTTTTCTCTCATTACGAAGAAAAAGGGAACCAAAAATACGAAATTCATAAACCTTGTGATTGCCGAGAGGTTAATAGTTGGAAACGTAGATTTAAGAATGCATTGATTCCAGAGGAATTTGTACATGCCAAATTTGATAATTATGTTCGAGAAACAGATATGCAACAGCGAATGTTCTCTATGGTTAAAGACTACTTAGAATCATTCCCTGTTGATCGTGATGCGCTTAAAAAGCAAGGGGCTCAAAACATTGGTTTTATAGCAACTATCGGAGAACAGCGTATACGCTCTTTACCACCTAATGAACGATTAGAGCTAAAGAATCGACATAACAACTTCGGGATAGGTAAGACGCATTTACAAATAGCTTTATCCAAACAATTGATAAAAAAGGGCTTTAATGTGCTGGTTGTATCAGATGTTTCATTCATGGATGAAATGATGGCTGCTAAAAGAATGGATGACAATAGCGAAACGTATTACGGATTATTAAACAACGTGTTATCAGCAGATGTCCTTGTTTGGGATGATGTCGGAAAAGCAAAGTGGACAGAAGCTCGAGAGGGTTTGTATTACCACATTATTGATGAACGTTACAAACGTAAATTACCAATCATTTTTAACAGCAATGAAGATAGAGCTACTATAGCCGAGCGTATTGGATATGCAGGGGCTAGTAGATTGCTAGATAAAAACGGTGAAGTTTTAGAAACGGAAGGTATTGATTGGCGGTTGAAATAA